From the genome of Pseudomonas mohnii:
GGTATTCTAACCGACTGAACTACCGCTGCGTATCGCTGTGGACTTGCGTCCAGGTAACTCGTCTGATTGAAAACTCAGTAGCTTTTCAATCTCGAACCAGATGAATCTGACTCGGAAAATATGGCGCAGCGGACGGGACTCGAACCCGCGACCCCCGGCGTGACAGGCCGGTATTCTAACCGACTGAACTACCGCTGCGCGTCGGTGGAGGCATTTCAGCTTCCATCTTGCTTTCGCAAGACTCTCGAGAGTGGTGGGTGATGACGGGATCGAACCGCCGACATTCTGCTTGTAAGGCAGACGCTCTCCCAGCTGAGCTAATCACCCGTTTGCATCTCCGAGGCCGCGAAATTTACGCAGGTAGCGAACCTAAGTCAATAGCAGGATTGAAGTTTTTTTCAGAAACAGCTTTTAGCGACGAGTTTCAAGCTGCAAGAGTAGAGCGGAGCTGCGTAAGCAGGACTGACTCGGGCGGCCTTAACTGGCAGCTTGAAGCGTGAGACCTGCAGCGGCTACTCGTAAACCATCTTCTTGGTCATGCCGCCGTCGACCACGAACTCCTGGCCTGTCACGAAACCGGCGTTCTTCGACAACAGCCACGCGACCATCGCCGCCACGTCCTCGACCGTCCCTACCCGGCCTGCCGGATGCTGCGCATGATCGGCATCGGTCAACGGCTCGGCGCGTCGCACCGAAGGGTCTCGCGCATCGATCCAGCCGGGGCTGACCGCATTGACGCGAATCTCCGGGCCAAGGCTGATCGCCAACGCATGAGTCAAGGCCAGCAAACCGCCCTTGCTCGCTGCGTAAGCCTCAGTATCGGGTTCCGATTGCCCGGCGCGGGTCGAGGCCAGATTGACGATCGCCCCGCTGTGAGCACGCAAGTAAGGCGCACAGTGCTTGGCCAACAACATCGGCCCACTGAGATTCACCGCCAATACCCGATTCCAGTACGCCAGGTCGAGACTTTCCAGGGTGATGTTATGCGGATCGGCTACCGCCGCATTGCACACCAACGCATCCAGACGCCCAAACTGCCCCAACACCTCGGCAACACCCAGCGCCACCTGCCCTTCGTTCGACACGTCCATGGCGATGAACCAGGCGTTTTCGCCAAGGACCTTCGCCACTTTCGAACCACGCACCCGATCCACGTCCGTCAGCACGACTTGCCAGCCTTCGCTGATCAGCCAGGCGGCAATCCCCAGGCCGATGCCCCGCGCGGCACCGGTAACCAGTGCAACGCGGCCATTGGAGCCGGCTGGCGTGGACATTTCGATCACAAGGCAGCCAACCCGCGCGCCAGGTCGGCTTGCAGGTCAGCCACGTCTTCCAGCCCCACCGCAACGCGGATCAGGCTGTCCCGAATGCCCGCAGCTTCACGCTCTTGGGGCGCCAGACGCCCGTGAGAGGTGGTACTCGGGTGGGTGATGGTGGTTTTGCTGTCGCCCAGGTTGGCGGTGATCGAAATCAGGCGGGTCGCGTCGATAAAACGCCAGGCACCCTCTTTGCCACCCTTGACCTCGAAACTCACCACCGCACCAAAGCCCTTCTGCTGACGCTGGGCCAACTCATGCTGCGGATGGCTCTTGAGCCCGGCGTAATGGACTTTTTCGACGCCGTCCTGCTGCTCCAGCCAC
Proteins encoded in this window:
- a CDS encoding SDR family oxidoreductase, with amino-acid sequence MSTPAGSNGRVALVTGAARGIGLGIAAWLISEGWQVVLTDVDRVRGSKVAKVLGENAWFIAMDVSNEGQVALGVAEVLGQFGRLDALVCNAAVADPHNITLESLDLAYWNRVLAVNLSGPMLLAKHCAPYLRAHSGAIVNLASTRAGQSEPDTEAYAASKGGLLALTHALAISLGPEIRVNAVSPGWIDARDPSVRRAEPLTDADHAQHPAGRVGTVEDVAAMVAWLLSKNAGFVTGQEFVVDGGMTKKMVYE